The following DNA comes from Tunturibacter psychrotolerans.
GGCCATCATCAGGAAGATGTATCCAAATACAAACTTCCACCGCAACCGGCTTCTTTTCATATGCTCTCTTTCGTTTGTAGATGAAACACCGTTGTTACTTTGTTTATTCACAAATCAACGGCAGGGCCACGGAGATTACAGGCCATTCTCCAATCTAGCGAATGGAACCGCAGTGGCACCACGCGAATGTCGCAGAGCTAATGACGAATCTAAGGCGTGTCACACTCTTGCAAGGATCTTTTGTTGATCTCAAGACAGGATGGAGATTACAGAAGAGCAGTATGAGCGGATCAAGAATGCTTGCCGGTGCAGCGTGGGAATGTGCGCTTAGGCAGTTGCAGTCGGAGCAGACCGTGCGGATCAAGATGCATCCGGACGGCACCGGCGCTCTAAAGGAAACGGATCTCAAGCCATGGGCAAGTCGCGCGGCGGATGGAACACCAAGGTTCATCTGGTTGCCGCGAAGGCATGACCTTCGCGCTGTGCCCGGCCATGCGCACGATGTTCCCGAAGGTGCTCTCTGCTGGCCGAACTGCGGCCCGATGCGGTTGGACTTTGGCGGAACGACCGGGCCCATGCCAAGCGCCAGTTGCCTGCTTTGGTCCCCCCCTCGTGGGCGCGATCCATCAACAACGGCAAGCTTTCCGGCATCGAGCCCGGGGAATACGACCGCGCTCTCTACAAGAAGCGCAACGAAATCGACTCAAAGGCTTCCGCAGACCTTCTCTCGCTTCCAGAAACTCGATGTCCTCTTCCTCGGATTCCTCAACTTCGCCCTCATCATCGAAGCCCTTTGCAGGGGGAACACGCCCTAATCGCGGCGTTAGAAGGGCCTTACGCTGGCTTACTCGGCTTTTGTTTACAAATCGTCATTTCACATGGGCGATTAACCGGCTATCGTGGACCCGTAACCAACTCCTGCGTTAGTCGGCAAACCGCACCTTACTCTCCTGAGCGAACCGGACGTCGTACTGATCGAACCGCAACCGCGGCACCTCAAGCCTATAACCCCAATCACCAATACCGGATGTCCCATCTTCGCCGCTGCAGGCTAAGGTACGCAAGCCGAAAACAGGCAGCATCGACTTCTCCTTCCGACCCCAACCCGACACAGAGCCAGGAACGGCTCACTCAAAGTGCGAATAGAAACACGGCGGAGAATAAAAACGCGGAACAACCATAACAAACAACAACAAAGGCAAAGACGTTATGAAGGGAAAAACAAAAACCACTTGACGCCAGTGACCTGCTCATAGAAACCCGACTTTCAGGGAGCTGCGCTCAACGGATTTCCTCGTTCAATGGGACCCCGGTTTCCGGTTCTAGCGCTGCGGCGCACCAGCTTCGCCACATCTGGCGAAAGGCGACGGAGAGGCCCTGGGCGACGATGGCTGGCTGGCCGATCGGCGACTGGAGGAAGCGTTCCCGCAGACCTGCGCGGAGCCGGGCCAGCGATTCCAGATTCCGCGCCCAATAAATGCCTTTCTCCACAAACTCCTGCGGGCTGCGGGCGACAAAGTCTCCGAGACCAGCGTGGTGAAGCAGAACGGGGCCGAGTCTCCCCGGCACGGATTGGCCGGTGAGGGTCAGGGTGGGCACGCCCATCCACAGGGCGTGGCTGGTGGTCGTGGCTCCGGTAAAGGGGAAGGGGTCCAGACAGAGGTCAACCTGATGATGGAGTGCAAAGTAGCTCCGGCTGTCGCAGCGCGGGTGAAACTGTAGGCGTTCGGAGGCGATGCCCTCGTCATGGAACCAGCCGCTGAGCGATTCATAGCGGCCGTCGCGGGGCATTCCGGCGATGAGCATCTGCGACTCCGGCAGGCCGCGTAGCAGCTGCGACCATAGAGAGATAACGGGGCGGCTGAGCTTGGAGAGGCGACTGAAGCTGCCGAAGGTGAGGTGGCCGCTCTCCAGCGCCGGGAGCGGATTGACGGCAGGCGCGTCCGGATTGGGCTGGAAGGGCGCGACCGCCGGCAGGTAGACGATCTTCTCGGTGAAGTAGCGGTCGAACTCGCCGGGTGGAAGAAAATCGCGGTCGGCGAGGTAGTAGTCGATGCTCCGGAGGCCGCTGGTGCCGAGGTACCCGATCCAGCCACACTGCACCGGCGCGGGTTTGCGGGCAAAGGCCAACAGGCGGTTGCGGGCGGTGTGGCCGGTCAGGTCGACCAGAATATCGATGCCGTCGGCGCTGATCTTCGCGGCCAGAGCAACGTCGGAGAGGGCGAAGATCCGGTTCCAATGGGGCACGTGGCCGCGCAGCCGATCGGTGACGGTGTCTTCGGCGGCGTGATTGGAGTAGACGTGGAGCGACAGCCCGTCATCGGCCGCCAAGTGTGAAAACAGAGGCTCGATGAAGTAGGCCAGAGCGTGCTGGCGAAGGTCGCCGGAGACGAAGCCGACTTGCAGACGACGGTTGGGCTCACGGGAGTTTTGGTGGCGCGGCCATGCGGAACGCAGCGGGGTCTCGAAGCGTTCGGCGAAGCGAAGATGCTCAGCAAAGAGAGCCTCGGGCTCGACCCCGTCGCTGTGGCTGAGACAGAAGAGCAGGCCGTGATGTGCGACCTGAAGATCGGGCCGGATCTCGAGCGCGCCGCGGTAGCTGTCTGCCGCCTCCGCCAGCCGCCCCTGATCCTGAAGCGCGGCTCCAAGATTGCAGAAGGCCTCCGCAAAACGAGGGGTCAGTTCGAGTGCCCGGCGGCTACTGGCCTCCGACTCCCCCGGTCTTTCCTGTCGCGTGAGTGCAACCGCCAGATTGTTGTGCGCCTTCGCCAGGTCGGACTGAATCTCGATCACCCGTCGATAACACGCCTCCGACTCCGCGAAGCGGCTCTGCAGATCGAACACTTCCCCGAGGCCGTAGTGGGCTGCGAGGAAGCCAGGATAGAGTTCGAGCGCCCGCCGATAGCAGCCCTCGGCTTTTGTGAGGTCCCCGTGTTCCTGGAGTATGCGCCCGAGATTGAAGCAGGCCTCGACGCAATCGGGGTCGGCCTCAAGGGCTCGCCGGTAGCAGGTCGCCGCATCGGAGAAGTTGCTTTTTCGCTGCCGCACCGCGCCAAGCATGTTCCAGCCGTAGCCGGACTTCGGATAGCGCTCTGTGAACGACCGAGCAAGGCTCTCCATCTCCTGCTCACGGCCCTGCTCGAAGAGGGAGAGCAACAAGGCGGTCTCGGCCGGTTCGGGAACGTCTGAATTGAAGCTGGCCTTTTTCTGTCCGTTCTTCGCGGACTGTGCGGCTCTCCGTCCCCTTGCGCCCTTGCCACCAGCAGGTGTTCGGTCTGGCCCGTCAGATGATTTAGCGTCTAATGCGGCAATCGGTGCTGCATCCGATCCGGCGGATGCCTCTGACGCGATGTGCTCCAGGCGGTCGCGCAGCGTGTGGACGGCGTCGCCGCGCAAACCGCTTCGCACTCCAATATTCATCATCTGTCGTGCTGCTTCTGCCTGGCCGATTTGGATGAGGGCGTCGATGCAGCTCAGCCAAAACTGGCCCTGGCCGGGGTCAGCCCGAATCGCTGCCTGGAAATACTGCAGCGCCGCGGCGGCGTGGCCGGTCGCGATGGTCAGAACGCCGAGGTTGTGGTTGGCATCCGCGTGATCGGGCCATTGGGAGAGTATGGCGCGATAGCAGCGCTCCGCTTTGAGGAGGCTGCCAGCCCGATGATGATCGATCGCCTGCTGAAGCACACGCTCCACAGGCTGCCGGACAGCGGTCTCGTCGGTCGGTATCTCTGATTGCAGCGTGGGCGTAGGCGATTGTGGCAAAACGTGGGCTCCTTTCACGACAAACTGCGGCAGTCCGTCAGGTTCACTCTGCAGGAGCAAGCGGCGCACCATAATCCCGCCGCGCAGATGTGAAAGTACTCATCCAGAGGGCATCGTCAACTTAAGACGTTGAGGGACATCCTGAACTGGGAAGGCTGCGTGTCTTGCGCTCGCTTAAGCCGCGGCGAATGATCGCGATCGCAGGAGCCGGTGATTGCTAGACCTCAATAAGTGTCGGCCCACTCGGAACAGATTTTGGACGGCATCATGGAGGGAGAGAAAACGTTGTGCGTGCCTGGCAGATTTGAATCGGCGCATTGGCCGTGCCGTTGGCCCGTCGGCTGATGCGAGGCTTCGACGCGATTGTTGGCGTACCGCACCTTACCCTTCCAGCGCCTGATCTGACCACGTCCTGTGGACCCGGAAACGCCTAAACCATCGAACATGCGAAACCCGACTTCTAGGGAACTCCGATTCAATAACTAAACACGAGCGCGTTTCTCAGTACGAATGTGCCTTCACGCGGGAAGCAATCCTGCGGCACGGTAGCCGTCAATCAGGCTGTCGTAGAGAGAGATATCTGCGCGGCTCCTTGCCATCAGTTGAGCACCAACGATTCCAGAGTAGATCGCACGTGCTCGTTTCTCGGCTTCTTTGGGGCTAGCAACCTTAGCGGCGACCAATGTCTTTCTTAGCCAAGCAACGTTGACGTCGGTGAAAGCTTGAACTTCCGTCTTCACTACGTCAGGCAGGTCGTCGAATTGCGCAGACATAAAGCTGCAAAGGCAAATGCGATTGTCGTTCTCTAGAGCCCAGCGAAAGGTCTCCGGATAACGCCGCAGCGCATCCAGCGGCTTCGGTGAGTTCTGCAGCAGAGACTCAAGATAAGCTGCAGCATCCTCCCAATAGCGCTTCGCCACCGCCGTAGCCAGTTCGGCTTTGCTCGGGAAGTGATAGTAGATACTTGCGGCTTTGATGCCGACCTGTTCAGCCAAATCACGGAAGTTCAACCCTGCATAACCGTGAGCTTGAGCAACAAGCTTCGCGGCGGCCAGGATGTCTTCACGAGCGTTTGCACTCACCACACTCCTCCACTAATAGTTGAAAAAATCTCTCGATTTCTGAATCTACCATGTGGCAGGTAGAATCTCAACTATATACCTACCAAGCGGCAGGTAGAGAGGGCACACAATGAGCACTGAACTGATTTATTCCGACGCAACGAAGCTGGCCGAACTGATCCGCACACGCGAGGTCTCTCCGGTTGAAGTCATGAAGGCACACCTTGATCGCATCGAGGCCGTCAACCCCAAGGTGAATGCGATCGTTACGATTGCTGATGGTGCCCTGAAGTCCGCCAAAGATGCAGAAGCGGCGGTACTACGGGGGGATGAACTCGGCCCCCTTCACGGTGTGCCCTTCACTGTGAAGGATTCGATCGACACCGCGAAGATACTGACCCAACGTGGATCGCCGATCTTCAAAGGACGCACGCCCGAGACCGATGCGACCAGCGTCGCGCGCATGAAGAAAGCAGGGGCTCTTCTGCTTGCGAAGACCAACCTTCCTGAGTTCTCCTACGGGATTGAAAGCGACAACCTGCTCACCGGTCGGACGAAGAATCCCTGGAATCTGGACCTGACGCCGGGTGGCTCAAGCGGTGGTGAGTCGGCGGCGATCGCGGCGGGCATGTCTCCGCTTGGTCTTGCTACCGATCTTGCAATCTCCGTCCGTGGTCCGGCTGCCCACACCGGCGTTGTGTCGCTCAAAGCGACCCACGGACGCGTGCCCATGACAGGCATCTGGCCGCGTGAGCCGCGCCGCTTCTGGCATGTGGGCCCGATGGCCCGGAGTATTCGCGATCTGTCGTTGGCGTTTTCGCAGCTCGCTGGGCCCGACGGACAGGACGGCTACTCCAGCAGCGCCGTCCCATTTGATGCCGGAGTTGGTATTGCCAACGAGCGTCCTCTTCGTGTGGGCTGGCTTGTAGAGCCCGGCTTTGGACCGATCGACCCGGAGACTACTTCAACGGTGCAAGCTGCCGCGGAAGCACTCAGAGGCCTCGGTCACACCGTCGAGTCCATACGCATCCCTGCACTTGAGCGCGACTTTGGGCTCGAGGTGTTCAGCCGTCTACATGTCCTGGAGATGAAGCCTGGATTCGTGAAGGCTACGGCCGGCCGTAGCGAGGATGAGATCTCCTACATGGCCAAATTCATGCTCGGGCTGCCCGATACACCGGCGGCGGACTACATCGATGCAGTGCAGGGAGCGGAGCGGCTAAAGGATGGCTATGCCGAGTACTTCCAAAAGCACGACGTATTGCTCACCCCAGTACTTCCAACTCCATCCTTTAAGCATGGCCAGGAAGAGTTGCTGATCAACGGTCAGACTATTGGCGCCATGGGCATCATGAATATCACATCGCACTTAAGCGTTACCGGTCTGCCGGGCGTTTCCATGCGGTTCGGCACGAGCAAGGAAGGAATGCCGATCGGTGTACAAATCGTCGGCAGCTGGCAAACCGAGTCCACGATTCTTCACATCGCTTCGCTTCTGGAGCAGGCTAGCCCTGTGCGCGATCTACACCCGAATCTCTAAACCGCGCCAGTCATGAGGGAGCAAAACAAAGGCGGACGAGCTGCTCCTGTTTGCTCCCTTCCATCCGGAGCGGAACGTCGGCTACGGGGCTTTGGGAAACTACCCCATCGCCCCTGGTGACAGCAATGTTGGGTTTATCCCTTGTTGGGAATACCTATTGTTGAAGAGAGCTGTGATGTCCGTGGACCGTAACATATTTCCTTGGATTATCACGCGTGAAAATTGTTTCCCAAAAAATCGTTCGCGGACTCTTTGCACTTTTGCGGGAGTTGTGTACTTTAGGGTTCGTCTCCCAGTTTTCCACTTCTTGTCTTTGGCCTGTCTTTAGGCGTGTTACGTTTCAATTTTCGGTTCCCTGAGGTTTTTCGAACGTGAGATGTCTGCTGCGCCATTTCTGCCCCCCTCGACACGACTCTTTTATGTTCTTCATTTACACACTCCGTCCTATGCGTGCTTTTGATTGCTGCGTTTGTTCGCCGTGTGTCTCGCCTATGACTT
Coding sequences within:
- a CDS encoding amidase — its product is MSTELIYSDATKLAELIRTREVSPVEVMKAHLDRIEAVNPKVNAIVTIADGALKSAKDAEAAVLRGDELGPLHGVPFTVKDSIDTAKILTQRGSPIFKGRTPETDATSVARMKKAGALLLAKTNLPEFSYGIESDNLLTGRTKNPWNLDLTPGGSSGGESAAIAAGMSPLGLATDLAISVRGPAAHTGVVSLKATHGRVPMTGIWPREPRRFWHVGPMARSIRDLSLAFSQLAGPDGQDGYSSSAVPFDAGVGIANERPLRVGWLVEPGFGPIDPETTSTVQAAAEALRGLGHTVESIRIPALERDFGLEVFSRLHVLEMKPGFVKATAGRSEDEISYMAKFMLGLPDTPAADYIDAVQGAERLKDGYAEYFQKHDVLLTPVLPTPSFKHGQEELLINGQTIGAMGIMNITSHLSVTGLPGVSMRFGTSKEGMPIGVQIVGSWQTESTILHIASLLEQASPVRDLHPNL
- a CDS encoding TetR/AcrR family transcriptional regulator, whose protein sequence is MSANAREDILAAAKLVAQAHGYAGLNFRDLAEQVGIKAASIYYHFPSKAELATAVAKRYWEDAAAYLESLLQNSPKPLDALRRYPETFRWALENDNRICLCSFMSAQFDDLPDVVKTEVQAFTDVNVAWLRKTLVAAKVASPKEAEKRARAIYSGIVGAQLMARSRADISLYDSLIDGYRAAGLLPA
- a CDS encoding tetratricopeptide repeat protein, which gives rise to MPQSPTPTLQSEIPTDETAVRQPVERVLQQAIDHHRAGSLLKAERCYRAILSQWPDHADANHNLGVLTIATGHAAAALQYFQAAIRADPGQGQFWLSCIDALIQIGQAEAARQMMNIGVRSGLRGDAVHTLRDRLEHIASEASAGSDAAPIAALDAKSSDGPDRTPAGGKGARGRRAAQSAKNGQKKASFNSDVPEPAETALLLSLFEQGREQEMESLARSFTERYPKSGYGWNMLGAVRQRKSNFSDAATCYRRALEADPDCVEACFNLGRILQEHGDLTKAEGCYRRALELYPGFLAAHYGLGEVFDLQSRFAESEACYRRVIEIQSDLAKAHNNLAVALTRQERPGESEASSRRALELTPRFAEAFCNLGAALQDQGRLAEAADSYRGALEIRPDLQVAHHGLLFCLSHSDGVEPEALFAEHLRFAERFETPLRSAWPRHQNSREPNRRLQVGFVSGDLRQHALAYFIEPLFSHLAADDGLSLHVYSNHAAEDTVTDRLRGHVPHWNRIFALSDVALAAKISADGIDILVDLTGHTARNRLLAFARKPAPVQCGWIGYLGTSGLRSIDYYLADRDFLPPGEFDRYFTEKIVYLPAVAPFQPNPDAPAVNPLPALESGHLTFGSFSRLSKLSRPVISLWSQLLRGLPESQMLIAGMPRDGRYESLSGWFHDEGIASERLQFHPRCDSRSYFALHHQVDLCLDPFPFTGATTTSHALWMGVPTLTLTGQSVPGRLGPVLLHHAGLGDFVARSPQEFVEKGIYWARNLESLARLRAGLRERFLQSPIGQPAIVAQGLSVAFRQMWRSWCAAALEPETGVPLNEEIR